The genomic segment TCCTATCATTTTGCTGCATTTAGGTTTCGCTTGCTTAATCGGACTGTACGTAGCTGAGCTTAAACATTCCACCAATGCGTTTATGCACCGCGCCCAGCAAGAAGAGCATGTGTACAGCAGCAAATGGCTGCGGTTCATGGACTATTTTCGTCAAAAATATTCCCGGCTGCCGCTGCTCTGGTCGATTGCCTTTTTCCCGGTTATGTTAATCGTCCAGCTGGTGCTTGTGCTGTTCGGGCAGCGTCCAGATAGCTTCATCCGTGTATTTCTCGAGACGAGCAGCTTTCATTATTCGCAATTGCCAGTGCCTCCGCCAGTTATCGTGCCGGGAGATGGTCATTATTTATGCACAGTCTCGGTGAGGGGGCATCGCAAAATCGTCAAGCCGCTGCGCGCCGGGCTTCGGCACGGCTCCAGAATTGTCGTCAACCGCCAGCTGCTGGTTGCGAATGCTTTTGAAAATATTATTGAAGAGTACGCGCCGCGAACGCACAAAATCATCCGCCGCTGCTATGACAAATACGGCTATCCGCTCAGTAGGCACATCAATCGACCGTGGTCAGCCGATGTCGTCTATCTGCTAATGAAGCCGCTGGAATGGTTGTTCCTCGCCGTATTGTATACGGTCGATCGGAACCCCGAAAACCGTATTCATCGGCAGTATAGTGAGCTGCGGAAGTAACTTTATCGGCAATAAAAAAGAGAGATTAGCTTGGCTTGAAGAAGCAGGCTGATCTCTCTTTTTTCAACGAGTATGTGGCTATTCATTGGGCTTATGTGAGTATTATGTCTGATACGGCACGCTTCCGATAAAGTTCAATTGTGCTAAAGTGTCCTGATAGTTCTCCTGCTTGCCTTCATACTTAAAGTTGTACAGCATAATGACGGTATTACATTCATCCAAAGTGCTTCCTTCTAGCAAAGCTGCAAACTTCGGAATCAAATCCTCCTCATAGGAGAAACCTGCTAGCAAATTCGCTGCATCGCCACCCCGGCCTTCCTCCGCGAAAAATTCAGCTTCCCTGAAACCATCATCATACCTCTCAATGCCAAAATGCCCCGCAAAGGCGGAAGGAACCGAATCTCCATCACTTGCATAATTGATTTCAAGCAGTTCCTTAAGCTGCTCCGCTGAACACATCTTCCCCAGCCATAATGAAACATAACCTTCTTTTTCCACAATAGCCTCTTTCCTTCCCTTTGTCTTAAAGCGATTAGAACTAACAGAATTTGTAGATCAAATCACTAAATGAGTTCCAAATATGCATTACTTCTATTCTAATATCGGAATAGGACTTACATAATAATACCGAGGGTGTACTGCCTGCACGATAATCAAAGCAAAAAAGATGCTCATCCGCCCCTAGTCCAAACGGAACTAAGCCAGTTGGAAAATGTTTTTTCACTGAATTATATTTATCAAGAATATCAAGCTCATCAAAGGCCAAAAACGTCAATAAGCTAATAAATTGCACACTGCCTTTTCCATCCACCCTAATATTTGAAGGAGATGGACGGCCACCTTGGTATTTGACTGCATAATTCAGATAGTCTTGAGGAAAATGTATAGCAAGTTTCTCCTCAACAATCTTAACATTTTCAATATCAGCCTTATCATAACCTGTTGTCCAAGTGACCATTAACAATCCACTCCAACCGTCATAAAATCCGTTAATTCTATGATCTTTATCTTCAGTTCATATTGTTTATTGTTATTCGAAATCAATCATTTCATCTATTGCATCTTTAAACCAATCCCAAAATGTCATGTAGGACTTTCGCTGCTCGTAACCAGGGGATGAAAAATCATGGACAATCTGTATTTCTTCCGTTTTTCCTACTTCAAAACAAGCAAGATCATCATTATCCATTCTCCGGGCAAAGGGGATTAATATTCTATTTGGGTATCTCTCTTGCAATCCCTTTAATCTTTGAAGAACCTGTTCCCCATTCATGACATTCCATATATCAAAATCCACTAAATGAAGTCTAACTGTTTTTAAGAAAGCATCCGGATATTTAAAATCCTTCGGCAGTTGAGAAGCTTTTGGTAATGTTA from the Paenibacillus sp. BIHB 4019 genome contains:
- a CDS encoding SMI1/KNR4 family protein codes for the protein MVTWTTGYDKADIENVKIVEEKLAIHFPQDYLNYAVKYQGGRPSPSNIRVDGKGSVQFISLLTFLAFDELDILDKYNSVKKHFPTGLVPFGLGADEHLFCFDYRAGSTPSVLLCKSYSDIRIEVMHIWNSFSDLIYKFC
- a CDS encoding immunity 22 family protein yields the protein MEKEGYVSLWLGKMCSAEQLKELLEINYASDGDSVPSAFAGHFGIERYDDGFREAEFFAEEGRGGDAANLLAGFSYEEDLIPKFAALLEGSTLDECNTVIMLYNFKYEGKQENYQDTLAQLNFIGSVPYQT
- a CDS encoding DUF6688 family protein — protein: MRIHTKGINYIVVRLNEGEKRLLFYLLVFTAIFLFPVSSFVLMIRSWIVDERTAVKKVHVIIMEVLCFIAMVGFLGLGFLSNSYGIAGGLPLRQSELTGNFLDGYATLSNDYVVTVICSFILSCFAYGALKLARGALSPILFAAASVLLIANVIFAIVYFSHIGFGRYGDDSAGATPIILLHLGFACLIGLYVAELKHSTNAFMHRAQQEEHVYSSKWLRFMDYFRQKYSRLPLLWSIAFFPVMLIVQLVLVLFGQRPDSFIRVFLETSSFHYSQLPVPPPVIVPGDGHYLCTVSVRGHRKIVKPLRAGLRHGSRIVVNRQLLVANAFENIIEEYAPRTHKIIRRCYDKYGYPLSRHINRPWSADVVYLLMKPLEWLFLAVLYTVDRNPENRIHRQYSELRK